A single genomic interval of Aedes aegypti strain LVP_AGWG chromosome 1, AaegL5.0 Primary Assembly, whole genome shotgun sequence harbors:
- the LOC5577062 gene encoding uncharacterized protein LOC5577062: MREMERLPDECSRKLGHNGLLVHCPRQRRTTKVTGGDAWKLGRCSSAVLLMATIVCAQIFAGSCTPLDDNSSSSSSEIVELTACQHLRRAESRRAKSLGDSLLHSVRIPRCTALGDFEPVQCSNELNGTECWCVDEYGVELAGSRRTNGDEVNCTVLETSCQASSCRMFCPAGFARDFNSGCPVCKCRDPCEGVQCPRGQQCEPQEVNCKNEPCPPVPTCRKARSLSDLCPAGQPLAISGTARPFLCGNDPGKPSCPPLYRCLVQSGNDYGVCCPASLQFEKPGTCPKPEEIMSTDNTGFLCGTPCGHDLECPQMQKCCTSNGCGRNCQQPHNVTTCHQARMLSELLSVNEREGRGYVPQCDGPGGSFSMRQCSRNGLVCWCVDPKSGNKIKGTMGAAQMVNCEGVENMIGRSGGRSVDGTSQHLCDHNICAAVCEYGFKNDHNGCPTCECSEPCEGFICPSGSHCEVAKDPKCASYSGLCSSEPVCKPDLVYSNPCEMGTPLADNTTGELLYCHLNRPKSREYQSRTFFDDAEEDDMLGRKRSLSNTINCPETHECMKLHGESGSVCCPMENETVPTPEGRQQSMCEYLRDFSDRMEGTVEGMELALPPPSCSMDGAYEAMQCTRKRIRVNRAEQRRYLEQNNIRQMRKLLEDAKRVKRDAVPTQNLKLIKVDDMYDNAKPQSSEEPVPEAIMSYLRQRMLVSEEDLGVQGRSAKIIDFNRLDSKNSNANVDKPEVKPSSLLKKPLPVEDDLVEIDVEECWCVDNFGTEIPKTRGMNSTKKSCEDLRESLGCLDLTCRMGCDYGFILDSDTQCPSCECRDPCDNVSCPEGQECRSVEVSCEGEYCPPVPACFPKKPGQCPFLVPPGSENSESDSCEYECRTDAHCEGSKRCCSNGCGTQCVEPQLKTACQHLQTIQLHQASELGVPPKQKYIAQCDVDGSYRTVQCGPGNVCWCVDEYGNEKSGTRTTNAEPNCDLYPKSECPMRKCSACEYGYKIDANGCKTCECRNPCDEISCPRGEECQLIQVECISVPCPKMPICVPIRDSVCPEGLPLKSGGREIVCGPQVDADTCPSTHVCQLNMISNRGSCCAKTRDVCFESIESSCLASEMHLSDSNDLDSLTKWRFSPRLNKCVPVNLPKSSNCQSKNLFHSEQACNGVCPVLSQCERLRLKNAMAAKRAGQPSTWFQPRCDPETGFWSPVQCLGSTAPSNGTTTQETPSLGVCWCADKKGAPVKGSLTKGSEPKCSSRQARRRLSTSGEESSDPVMEELIRQITFLVDENNYIDEDLEPTVPSASAPNTLANFAPEPRYIGSISAVTEKIIEMARTDDGSNFIEDPVKKLTASTTRCQALKQAASFPVACDENGVFEPTQCNGDTCWCVDAAGNQLPLSSTFKRGFRSCLFTPIDAVEVELHLSNPHQRILLNLYEVLRNDLHSLIGSIFDNYRVHENSDGSVMLRFDLIEDNKVDDAFAIEEMVRDHVFVMYHGALIADVTQSRFSHKISANLPVPQQSSGIPENTFQTIVFVLATASAFLVSILVVFVMLKRGKNKMKHYSNGNRMMSIGADKYLDYSSPIFVLSANDTKSLPDHHRRPATTQVKAPPVNDHGPEGH, translated from the exons AAATCGTAGAATTAACAGCATGTCAGCATCTGCGCCGTGCGGAATCACGCCGCGCCAAGTCACTGGGCGACAGTTTGCTGCACTCGGTGCGAATACCGCGCTGCACCGCTCTCGGGGACTTCGAACCGGTCCAGTGTTCGAACGAGCTCAACGGCACCGAATGCTGGTGCGTCGACGAATATGGCGTTGAACTGGCCGGAAGCCGGCGAACCAACGGGGACGAAGTGAACTGCACGGTCCTGGAAACCAGCTGCCAGGCGTCCAGCTGTCGGATGTTCTGCCCGGCGGGATTCGCCCGGGACTTCAACAGTGGGTGTCCTGTGTGCAAGTGTCGCGATCCCTGCGAAGGAGTCCAGTGCCCCCGTGGGCAGCAGTGCGAACCGCAGGAGGTCAACTGCAAGAACGAACCCTGCCCACCGGTGCCGACGT GTCGTAAAGCGCGCTCTCTATCGGACCTTTGCCCAGCAGGACAACCCCTCGCCATCAGCGGCACCGCACGACCATTCCTCTGCGGTAATGACCCTGGCAAACCTTCCTGCCCTCCGCTGTATCGCTGCCTTGTCCAGTCCGGCAACGATTACGGAGTATGCTGTCCAGCATCGCTTCAGTTCGAGAAACCCGGCACCTGTCCAAAACCGGAAGAGATCATGTCTACCGACAACACCGGATTCCTCTGCGGAACTCCCTGTGGACACGACCTCGAGTGTCCCCAGATGCAGAAATGTTGCACTTCGAACGGCTGTGGACGTAACTGCCAACAGCCGCACAATGTTACCACGTGTCACCAGGCTCGGATGCTCTCGGAGTTGCTGTCGGTCAATGAACGTGAAGGTCGCGGATACGTGCCGCAATGTGACGGGCCTGGAGGAAGCTTCTCGATGCGACAATGCTCCCGCAATGGTCTGGTCTGTTGGTGCGTCGACCCCAAGAGCGGTAACAAGATCAAGGGAACGATGGGTGCAGCCCAGATGGTCAACTGCGAAGGTGTCGAGAACATGATCGGACGCAGCGGTGGACGAAGCGTCGACGGCACTTCACAGCACCTCTGCGATCACAACATCTGCGCCGCAGTTTGCGAGTACGGTTTCAAAAACGATCACAACGGCTGCCCAACTTGCGAGTGTTCCGAACCCTGCGAAGGCTTCATCTGCCCATCCGGCTCTCACTGCGAAGTTGCTAAGGATCCGAAATGCGCCTCCTACTCGGGACTGTGCTCTTCGGAGCCCGTCTGCAAGCCCGACTTGGTGTATTCCAACCCATGCGAGATGGGAACTCCCCTAGCGGATAACACAACCGGTGAACTGCTGTACTGTCATCTGA ATCGCCCCAAAAGTCGCGAATACCAGAGCCGCACGTTCTTTGACGATGCCGAAGAGGACGACATGCTCGGCCGCAAACGGTCCCTTTCAAACACCATAAACTGCCCGGAAACGCACGAGTGCATGAAGCTGCACGGCGAGTCCGGAAGCGTTTGCTGCCCAATGGAAAACGAAACCGTTCCAACGCCCGAAGGACGTCAACAGTCTA TGTGCGAATACTTGCGTGACTTTTCGGATCGCATGGAGGGAACGGTTGAAGGTATGGAGCTGGCTCTGCCACCACCGAGCTGCTCTATGGACGGGGCCTATGAAGCGATGCAGTGTACCAGGAAAAGGATTCGGGTGAACCGGGCGGAGCAACGACGCTACCTGGAGCAGAACAATATCCGACAGATGCGAAAACTGCTGGAGGACGCCAAACGTGTCAAGAGGGATGCCGTCCCAACGCAGAACCTTAAACTGATCAAGGTGGACGATATGTACGACAATGCGAAACCACAGTCTTCGGAAGAGCCCGTACCGGAAGCAATCATGTCTTACCTGCGACAGAGGATGCTGGTTTCTGAGGAAGACTTGGGAGTACAGGGTCGATCAGCGAAGATCATTGACTTCAACCGATTGGATTCGAAGAATTCGAATGCTAATGTGGACAAACCGGAAGTGAAGCCTTCCAGCTTGCTGAAGAAGCCACTTCCGGTGGAAGATGATTTGGTAGAGATCGACGTCGAAGAGTGCTGGTGCGTGGACAACTTCGGTACAGAGATTCCAAAGACGCGTGGAATGAATTCTACTAAGAAATCATGCGAAGATCTGCGAGAGTCCTTGGGTTGTTTGGACCTAACCTGCCGAATGGGATGCGACTATGGTTTCATCCTGGACTCCGATACACAGTGTCCTTCTTGCGAATGCCGTGACCCATGCGACAACGTCTCCTGCCCGGAAGGGCAAGAGTGTAGATCGGTTGAGGTATCCTGCGAGGGCGAATACTGTCCACCGGTGCCAGCATGCTTTCCTAAGAAACCAGGCCAGTGTCCATTCCTAGTACCTCCCGGTAGCGAAAATTCCGAATCGGACTCATGCGAATACGAATGCCGCACGGATGCCCACTGTGAAGGATCCAAGCGATGCTGCTCAAATGGCTGCGGAACACAGTGCGTCGAACCTCAGCTGAAAACAGCCTGTCAACATCTGCAAACCATCCAGCTGCACCAAGCTAGCGAACTTGGAGTTCCACCGAAGCAGAAGTACATAGCCCAGTGCGACGTCGACGGAAGTTATCGAACAGTACAATGTGGTCCTGGAAACGTCTGCTGGTGCGTAGATGAATACGGCAACGAAAAGAGCGGCACTCGAACAACGAACGCCGAACCCAACTGCGATCTATATCCGAAAAGCGAATGCCCCATGAGGAAGTGCTCGGCCTGCGAGTACGGTTACAAAATCGACGCCAACGGCTGTAAGACCTGCGAGTGTCGCAATCCCTGCGACGAAATCTCCTGCCCTCGAGGCGAAGAATGCCAACTGATCCAGGTGGAGTGCATCTCGGTGCCGTGTCCCAAGATGCCTATCTGCGTGCCGATCCGTGATTCCGTCTGTCCGGAAGGACTCCCGCTGAAATCCGGAGGACGCGAGATCGTCTGCGGACCGCAAGTCGACGCCGATACGTGCCCGTCCACGCACGTCTGTCAGCTCAATATGATCAGCAACCGGGGGTCCTGTTGTGCCAAAACAA GAGACGTTTGCTTTGAATCGATCGAGTCGAGCTGCCTGGCGTCGGAGATGCACCTCTCGGACAGCAACGACCTGGACAGTTTAACCAAGTGGCGTTTCAGTCCACGCCTGAACAAGTGCGTTCCGGTCAACTTGCCCAAGTCGAGCAACTGCCAATCGAAGAACCTGTTCCACAGCGAGCAGGCTTGCAACGGAGTTTGTCCGGTTCTATCCCAGTGCGAACGGCTGCGGTTGAAGAATGCGATGGCGGCGAAGCGTGCCGGACAACCGAGCACTTGGTTCCAACCACGCTGTGATCCAGAAACTGGCTTCTGGAGTCCTGTGCAGTGCCTTGGATCAACGGCTCCCAGCAACGGAACGACTACACAGGAAACTCCCAGCCTTGGAGTTTGCTGGTGTGCGGATAAGAAGGGAGCCCCGGTGAAGGGTTCGTTGACCAAGGGCTCGGAACCCAAGTGCAGCAGCCGACAGGCCAGGAGGCGATTATCTACCAGCGGCGAAGAGTCCAGCGATCCAG TGATGGAAGAACTGATCCGGCAGATCACCTTTTTGGTCGACGAGAACAACTACATCGATGAAGACTTGGAGCCAACGGTGCCATCGGCGAGTGCGCCCAACACCTTAGCTAACTTCGCACCGGAGCCTCGTTACATCGGATCCATTTCCGCAGTTACAGAGAAAATAATCGAAATGGCCCGTACCGACGATGGAAGCAATTTCATCGAAGATCCAGTGAAGAAGCTAACCGCTTCAACAACACGCTGCCAGGCCCTGAAGCAGGCAGCTTCCTTCCCCGTAGCGTGCGACGAGAACGGAGTTTTCGAACCAACCCAGTGTAACGGAGATACCTGCTGGTGCGTGGATGCTGCCGGTAATCAACTGCCTTTGTCCAGCACCTTCAAGCGAGGCTTCCGCAGTTGTCTGTTCACTCCAATCGATGCTGTAGAGGTTGAACTCCACCTCAGCAACCCTCATCAGCGAATTCTACTGAACCTGTACGAAGTGCTCCGAAATGATCTGCATTCCCTGATCGGCAGCATCTTCGACAATTACCGAGTTCATGAGAACAGCGATGGTAGCGTGATGCTCCGGTTCGACCTCATCGAAGACAACAAGGTGGACGATGCGTTTGCCATCGAAGAAATGGTCCGGGATCACGTCTTCGTCATGTACCACGGTGCATTGATCGCGGACGTTACCCAGTCCCGTTTCTCCCACAAAATCTCCGCCAACCTTCCGGTACCTCAACAATCGTCCGGAATACCGGAGAACACCTTCCAGACGATTGTGTTCGTTCTGGCGACGGCTTCAGCCTTCCTCGTGAGCATCCTAGTCGTGTTCGTGATGCTCAAGCGGGGCAAGAACAAGATGAAGCACTACAGCAATGGCAACCGCATGATGAGCATCGGTGCCGACAAGTACCTGGACTACAGTTCGCCAATCTTTGTGCTCAGTGCCAACGATACCAAATCGCTTCCGGACCATCACCGTCGGCCGGCAACGACGCAGGTCAAGGCACCTCCGGTCAACGATCACGGCCCCGAAGGGCACTAA